The stretch of DNA GGATAGCTTCGGGTTGTTCAACTGCCCAAGGCTGGAAGCTGGAAGACACAAGACAAGGGGAAGCCACCACCAGCACAGTGTCCTCAGCCAGAGCACCAGTCACACGGGAGAGTGGAGGGAAAAATACCTTCTCTGGCAATGCCTAGAGGTGCACATTCCCAAAACGAGGgcacaaaccaagaaacagcgAGATCTGGGCCCCAGAAACAGGAGCAACCCCCTAGGAACCCCCAAGTGCTGAAACAGTGAAGGGCCGGGGGTACAGCCGGGCTGCAGCTGGCCCCGAGTGGAGAAGTTCATTCCGTTGAAAAGCCTGAAGGAAAGAGAGTGACAGAGACACACAAAACAAAGGCAATTACTAACTTcaggaaaataacaaaaccagTCCTAGAAAACAAAAGTGTTCTGTAGTGTTTATTGATCTGCTGCAAACAGTTTACATGAGactctgctatgtgccaggctccaGAGACAAATGACTGACCAAGTCAGAGACTGTCCTTGCCCTTGCTCATGGAACATATGTTTTGTCAAGGGGGCCAACGCCAGTCCGGAGGGCAATCCACAGGAATGAGTAAGACAGGGTCGCAGGCAGTGGTGTGGGCTCAGATGGCGGGGGGTCGTGATGGGTGGTCAGTAAGGGTCTCTTGGGGGAGCCGGTGAGTGGAGAAGGGCCCATCAGACCATGTCTCCAGTTGCAGAATGAGCGATGCAGCGATTTTCCTCGAAAGAGCGGAATGCTCCTCCACCGAATCCCCAAGTCCCTGGCAGGGAGGAGAAAGCTAAATTTAAAGGTGTTCTAATTGGGGCAGTCTGATCAGGCCATGTGCTCCAGCAGAAGATCCGCTGGGGGCCCAGCAGCTCAGCTGTTCCCACATCTGGCTGCCACTGGCCTGCCTCATCCGCTCTCTAGAAAACTCCTTGGGGGTCTGTCATATGTACGCAACATCTTGCTGGGCAGCGTGTGGGCTGTGGAGCCTGACAGACCCAGGTTAAAACTGAAGCTTGCCACTTCCTGTgtcctggggtgggaggagccacagaactctctgagcctcagttttcacatctgtgaaatgggtacaaTGACAGTGTTTCTTTCCCTTCACACATGCCAGTCACTGCTCATTACCCCACCCTTCCCCAATATTCACTGGCTTAAAAAATATGTTCCGAGCAtctcctgtgtgccaggaacGAAGGCCACAGCAATGAATGACACGGTCCCAAATCCCCACCCCTGGAGAGCTGATGTTCTAGCGAGGACGCAGccagtaaatgagaaaaagaagtaaaacatgtAGTCTGTTAGACCATCGTAGCTCTCCAGAGCTACAGGGGCAGGGGATAGGAAGTGTCAGCAGGTTGAAATATTCTAGGGTGCTGGGATATTGGGTAGGTCTGGGGAAGTATCCCAAGCAGAAGGCACAActgatgcaaaggccctgaggtaggaacaGGCCTGGGAGCTTTGAGGACGCTTCCTTGACCCCTGCtgtaaagactacatttcccagcttcccctgCTACTAAATTTGGCCATGTAGCTAAATTCTACCCAATGAAATGAAGCAAAGATGTCACATGCATCTTCCAGGAAGAGTCCTTAAAGGGACTCTTCTCCCAGCTTCCTGCTTCCCATTGGCTGGAATGCAGATGGGAGGGCTGGAGCTTGAGCAGCCATCCTAGCTCAAGAGACGAAAGTTCCTGTGCTGAGAAAGGCAGAGCCGCAAGACGTCAGGAGCCTTGGTTCCTGACACTGCCCAGGAGTGCATCCCTCAGAGATTAATTTCTATCTAATTCAAGCCTCTAGCACTTGGGGTCTTCCGTCCCTGTGCAGCCAATCCTACTGTCTGATATGTGAAGTGCGTTGTTACACCACTCCCTCTGTTCTTTGCCTGCGTTGAGTCAGTCCACACGCCTGATCAACAGCCCCAGCCAGCTGTGGGACTACAGACTAGCTGCTTTGCCTCTCGGGAACTCAGCCGCTCTAATCCTAAAACGAGAGGATTGGCTCCCACCAGACTACccggagttaggagaagggagtgtTCTACACACCGGAATGGCCAACCTAGAGAAAGGTAGGATGGGAAGAGCAGTGAGATATGAATAAACAAGGACTGACTGGCGttcaggagggagaggaggggggtcCCTCTGGGTTCTTCTGTTGCACGGGATGGAAAATGGCACCGGCAGACCCCGTGGAGGGAAAGCAGGTTTGTCGGCTCTTGGAAGGGGACGCCCAGGAGATCCCACTTCCTAGCTGGGTTCAGGGTGCCCTAATCTGACTCATGAATCCATCTTAGTCTGTTTATTTCATTCTCCCACATGTGGACCCATTTTCAGTATTAGGAATCTTTTTGCTTACGAGTGGCAGAACCCCCTTCGGAAGCAGCCAGAAAGCAACGAGTGGCTTCCAGCCCTAGTCATAGTGTGAACTCGAGGCAGGGCTGCATGCGAGGGTTTTAATTCTTCCTGCAGGATTCTGTTCCTGCTTCTTGttgaggcggggggggggggggggtgtttagGTTTGAAGCCTAGGCCAGGAAGGAGTTCTTGAGACGTcattggtgcaaaaaggtggttttattaaagccctGGGACAGGACCCCAGGGCAGAAAGAGCCACCCTGGGGCTGTGAGGAGGGACCCATTATATTCTTTCAAGTTGGGAAGGGGTCAGGGATAGTGTAAGCCtcccaggtattttggaaacGAGGCTCCGGGATCCTGAGGGTGTAGCTATTGTGGGGAGGGTTGTTTATTACCATTTAGTAAATCCTGAGTCACGAAAACCTTCCAATGTATATCGGTCGGTCTTGGGGGATGCTTGCCAGCCTATATcttggggggtagagataaaagaagtttccaaaagaatttttgtaTGTTAGAGTAGGCTTATAGGGTCCTGGGGGTTGGGCTAGGATTGACTTTTGCCCTTGGCCAAGTGTCAACATCAAGGCcattgagtccctagaggaatgtcactctgcctctttcaaggacttgtcaaggggctataggtagtaaggaaatgtgatgatttttcttctgcctttgtttcccccaTCACTGGGCCTGGCCTCCTTCCCAGGCAGGCTGATGGGCTCGGTCCCCCAGACCCGGTCCACAGCCCTCACACAGACACAGGAGAGCTGGTGTCTCCAGCGAGGCATCTCTGTGGGGCGTGGAAGCAGGGTCTGGCTCTGGGAAAGGTGGGGGGCCCCCCGAGAAGGCCCCGTAAACGTGGTGCGCACGGGCGCTGGAGATGCCCTCTGGACAAGGTGGGAGGGCCTTCCCGGCAGAAGGGACAGCCGGCCCCAAAGCACGCACACTCCTGCAGCGGAGAGTTGCCAGACCGTGGCGTGCTTTGTGGGAGCAGAAGGAGACGAGGCCGGGGAAGCTGGCAGCCGAACCGGAAGAGCTCGGGGCGCCGGACCGAGCATTTCAGGCCGCAGGGAGCTATGGAAGGATTTAGAGCTGGGGAGGGCCTCGGTCACATTTTCACCCTTAGCCACGCAGGGGAAGGTGAGTGGTCGCAGGGAGAAAAAGCGGAGGcagctggggaagcagggagggccTTCTGGGTTCCCAGCCTGCACCAGGCGGGTGGCCTGGGGCATCAGAGAATTTCTGGAGTCAAGTCGACAGGGTAGAAGTCTGGAGGCTGAGGAGCCCGGGACTGGGTCCTCCTGGAGTCCTGTCTGATGGTGTGGCTACCAGCTGGCTTCAGGCTGGTCGAAGGAAGGGGCTTGTCCATAActcctgggaggaggaggaggagaaacggGGGTTACCACCTCTGGGATCTGCAATACCCATTTAGTCTTTGAGATTCCCAGTGGccaatgcttttcattttttttaagtgatgatATTCATTAGATTTTTATGTAATGAGTTTACAAAGAATCACAGATATTGCTATcacttaaattattatttaagattgtatttatttatttgacacagagagatcacaagcaggcagagaggcaggctgagagagagggggaagcaggctccccgctgagcagagacccccccccatgcggggctcgatcccaggaccctgagatcatgacccgagccaaaggcagaggcttaacctgctgagccacgcaggtgccccgcAAGGGGCCAATTCTTGAATGCTTTCAGGAGTGGGAAGTTCACCCCCTACTGTAGCTCTGACCCAAACACACCAAGAACGCAAACCTATGTCCCCAGAGGCAGGAGCAGCTCCGGGCCCCGTGCCCATATGCTGAGGAGTGTCGGCCCCCCGCACCCCAGGTTAACCCTTGGAGATTTGGGAACCTGGAGCTGACGTCTGTCGCTTTCCATTCTCTGCACCTGTGATTCCtcttttcaattagcaataatcgcgcctcggataaaccccattggctacgatactgccactgcgcaaagctgcaCCTGGGAGTCCTCTGATCCCTCCTCCTCGGGTAGGGCCTTGCAGAGCGTGGGACAAGGATCTCTGTGGTCCTGGGGAAACCTTAGGTATGACTCAGACACTAAGTATGAATTCACAGGGGGAGGCAAACCAGCCCCTTTCaaccctctccctgtctccccgACTGCATCAAGGAGAACGTCTCTCCGGGTGCTGGGGCCTTCCCAGGGTCTTACACATAAGGCTCgtgtccttgctgagcagagcaggCAGGCCTCCATCATAGGACCTCTGTCTGCAGCCTCTGGTCTGAAACTACTGGTGTTACTGGATTTCCTGTGGCCACTTTGATGTTTCTATTTCAGGCAAGTGATGACGGTTTGCCATATATGGTGGCCTCTGACCCAACTGAATGCCGGCTGCAGAGTCCCTCAGCCCTGGGTCCACAGCAAGGCCCACAGCTCGGAGGCGTGGCCATACTGGGACTCTCCCACAGCCCAGCCCGGGAACCCTGCTTACTAGAAATCTGCTGGGACATCCTCCCAGTTGCCATCAGCCCCTACGGTGACTTCCACCACCTCAAAGGAAAGAggtcttccctccctctcctcccgccCACCACCCTCGCTGGGGAGAATGGGAGCTCCTGGGAGGGTCCCCTTCTGGAACTTTCCCTGTGGGCTTATTCTCTTCCGTAGAAcaggagaggacagagaggaTGGGACGTGCCCTTTGGGTTGAGTCATACAGTGGTGTTGATGGTGGGTTTCAACAACTGTGGAGTCTAGAACCTCAATACATACAATTTCCTAGTTTTCGTTCTAGAATGTTCCATAATAGGGATGTTTTGCAATTCTGCAACTGGGCCTCTGTTCTGAGAAGTCACATGATGCCTTGGAGCCGGACACTTAGTCTTTTGGGCTGACAGAAGATTGAACGGGACTCAGGCTCCCTGGGCGTCCTGGGCCCTCACCCGCCTCCTGACGAGAGCCGCCCTTGTCCAACAGACTCGGCCGGCAGCGGCGGAGCGTTCGCTGGGCTGCGTGCCCTGGGGCCCGTCCGGCGTCCAGCAAATGCTCATCAAACCGTCGTCTGCGGTCGAAGCCCGCGCCGCCGGCCCTAGAACCCCGGGCAGAGCGGGGCTGACCCCGGGCAGGCTCCAGCAGGAGGCCTCCGGTTCCTCAGGTCCCCCTAATGTTGCCGGTGACCCTAACACACCGATGACCAGTGACAATCTTGAGCAATCGCTCCGCGCCAGACGCCAGCACCAACAACCTTCTTGGCCGAGGAGGTGGATGAGAAGGGCATATCGAAGTCCGAAGGGTCCGAGGCATAGTGTGGGCTCTGCGGCTTGCTTATCGCCCCAGACGGGCAACTCACTCTCCCTATTCCCCGCAACTCCTCCGCCCTGTGCGCTGCACCCGCTCCGCTTTCCAAGGCCCCTGTTTCCCAGGGTGGACGGGGTACGCGCCCCGCGGCACGGTGCCAGGGAGCGGCGTGGAGCCGGCGACAGCCCCGGGCCCCCGCCCGGGTAGGGCGGGCCGCGCCGGGGGCCTCagaggcggggcggggaggggaggggccggcggcggcggtggcggcggcggcggcgcgcggaGCAGACCGCAGTGCGGCCGGCGCTAGGACCTGCGGGGGCCTCCTGGGCCGCGGCGCCTCCCGCTCCCCCgctcccccagccctcctccccccaccccaaaatgagGAAACGGAGCAACTTGTTCCAAGTTGTGCAGCCAGGGCTGCCTCGGGGTGCGCAGCCAGCGCGCGGGGGCCCTCCTGGGTGTGGGCGCGGGGCGCGGCCCGGGGGCGCCCCCTGAACAGGTGAGCGCggtggctggggggtggaggggaggtgggggtgaggggagagactGCGGGGCAGTGGCGGGGTGTCAGGGGGAACCCCGAGGGCTCCGGGGGCGTCCCGGGCGTGCGGTGGAGAGGCCGGTGTGAGCGCGAGAGTGCGCGTCCGGCGTGCGCGGCGGGTACGCGGCTGGGGTAGCGGGTGGTTAGAGGCGATCGGGCGCAGGGTGGGGGTGTTTTTCTGGGCGCGAGTGTGCGCGTCTGCAAGCTCCCGGGTGTGTGTATGCGCGCGTCCACGTGGAGGGATGTTCGCGTGTGGCCGAGATGCGTGTGCGCGGCCCTGCGTGTAGCTCTGCGTGCGGGGGTGGCCCAGTGGCCGGCGCCCCGCGGCTCCGTGCCCAGGTGTTCAAGTGTGGGTCTCTGTGTgcgctggggggtgggggacaggtaCACACATTTCTGGATGTCTGAGAGTCTGCccgtgtgtacacatgtgtagaAGTGTGCACACCTGTCTCCAGGTGAACGTGCTTTTGCTTGCATACCCGCGTGCCTGTGGGTCCCTGTGTCCACCTGTGTCCAAGCCccatgtgtttctgtgtgtgctcGTGTGTACATGGATCAGTATGCGTGTGAGTACACTTGGGGCTGGGGGTTTATGGGGGTAATACTGGAGGGTCAGAGGCTTATCCCCCTCCACCGTCCCCACTGCCCAGCCACCGGCTGTAGTTAGGGtccaaggaggaggaagggggtggaCAAGCCCCTTCTGCAGCAGCAGTAAGAGACCGCTTGTCTGTCCTAGGTTGGTGTTGGGACTGGGGGGCATCAGAGAGTTTCTGCGGATGGCCGGAGGAGCCCAGTAGGGCtgcatgccccctcccccacccctcccggcccCACCCTAGGTTCAGAGATACTTGGGAATGACCTTGAATCACCTTCTGTTTCcttgccctgcccctgcccacttatcagaaaagaggaagagcCAAGCTCAATTAGGTGGCACCACGGTCCCCACCCACTGTGTGGCCACTGGGGCCTGAGCCAGCAGgcacttctcccctcccccccccatggCCACTCACTCTGGGCCCACCTTGTGGCCCCGTTGCCCTTTCGGGACAATGGAGGGGCCGGACTCTATGGTTTCCTTGCTGATGTTCCATGGCTGATAAGGAACTCCTGTGGGTAAAGACCACCTCCCCAGAGAGGCTTTGGGGAGCCACTACCTGGAGCCCCCAATGGGGATGCCCTCCCACCCTTGCCTCCCCCTGGCCTGGGCAGGAAGTGGTTAGTTAGTAATGGCCCTGGGCCCCAGTCTGCCTCAGATTGGGGCTCTCCAGCTACTCTCTGCCCGCCCCCAGGTGAGCCCCCGCTTCCTCCGTGCCTGGCATCCCGCGTTCGTCTTAGCCAGGATGCCAACGGTGAGTACCCCCAACCCAGGCGCTGGGGTCCGGGGCCATGCTCCACCAGGCCCACAGCCGCGGGACCTCATTCCCATGTCGGGGGGCTCTTCTCTGGGACTCAGGCCCCTTCAGCCAGTGCTGCACACTTTTTCACTGTCACCTGATGCGACCTTTCTGTCACCTTTTCTTCCTGACCTTCTGGTTTGGGACCCGGGGTGTTTGAGTGAGATTCCTGCCCTGGCTGCTCCCTCTGGATTCTGTCTCTGCCGGGCTGTCTTTTGCCCAatttctacttctttctctccctgggcCTCTCCTTCATgcccctttgtccctcccccaccccttcccccacctctcagaGGCGCTGGGCCCCAGGCACCCAATGCATCACCAAGTGTGAGCACACGCGCCCCAAGCCGGGAGAGCTGGCCTTCCACAAGGGCGACGTGGTCACCATCCTGGAGGCCTGCGAGGTGAGTGGTGACTGGAGGGCCTGGGCGCGGGCGGTGGGGTGGGTCTCTGCCgggacccgcccccccccccgtgcccCCATGCCCCCAGCCCCGACTCCTGGctccctccctgcagagcaagagCTGGTACCGTGCCAAGCACCACGCCAGCGGGCAGGAGGGCCTGCTGGCGGCGGGGGCGCTGCGGGAGCGAGAGGCCCTATCAGCCGACCCCAAGCTCAGTCTCATGCCGTGAGTCTGCGGATGGCCCAGGGTGGGTCTGGGGACGGCCCGGGATGGGCGGCAGGAGGGCTGGGGCGGCCTGGCCCCAGCGTGCCCTCCGGCCCGGCCGCAGGTGGTTCCACGGGAAGATCTCGGGCCACGAGGCCGTGCAGCAGCTGCAGCCGCCCGAGGACGGGCTGTTCCTGGTGCGCGAGTCCGCGCGGCACCCCGGCGACTACGTGCTGTGCGTCAGCTTCGGCCGCGACGTCATCCACTACCGCGTGCTGCACCGCGACGGTCACCTGACCATCGACGAGGCCGTGTGCTTCTGCAACCTCATGGACATGGTGGAGGTGTGGCTgccgcaggccccgcccccttccGGCCCCGGGACCCCGCCCCTTCGCCCTGCCCCAGAGCCCCATGGTCTGCACCGTGGAGCCGGAGGGACCCGCACCCCGCAACCCCCTCCGCCCGATTCCGGCAACTGCTGGGCCCGGGACACCCAAAGCTGCCTGCTCAGTCCCAGTGCGGGAAGGAGCGGCTGTTCCCCGCAGACTACCAGCCCTGCAGCTGGTCTGGGTCTCCGGGTCCACCTCTAGGGAGGATCTGGGGTGCTTCCTCTGGGCACCCCCTAGGAACCTCCCTGTCGACACTAAGCCACAGACCACCGCCCCACCTTCCCCAGGATCCTCCTGTTTCCTAGCTTGGATCCTTTCCGTTCCCATGGAAACCAGTCCAACTCCCCGGGTGGGAAGCGAAGCCGTTCTCCCTGGCTCCTGCCCGCCCCACTCAGAGAGCCCCCGCTGGGGAGGGCACAGAAGGCAGGAGTTCCCtgccaacacccccccccccccccgcactacCACCCCCAGTGGAGGGGGGCCAGGCTCACTGCtgcctctgccccaaccccaccCCGCAGCACTACAGCAAGGACAAGGGGGCCATCTGCACGAAGCTAGTGAAACCCAAGAGGAAGCAGGGCACCAAGTCGGCAGAGGAGGAGCTGGCCAAAGGTagggccctccccctccccagggggCCCACGGCCAAGGCCACGTTGCATGAGCGTGTTGCTGTGCCGGCACTGTGAGCGAAAGACCTGGGGCAGCCCTCAGGTCAGGCAGGGGCACCCACAGACGCCCACCAGCCCACAAGGAGCGAATTCCCacccctgctgctgcttctgtgtCCCCATCATCCGCCCGGTCGCCTGGGCCAAAGACCtgaaccccagccccagcctggcctcAGACCGTCCCACCAGACCACCTCTTCCATGGGACCCCTGCCTCTGGGCCCCCAGAAGTGACTTTCTTCCATGAAAGTCCACCCACGTGGCTCTCCTgccttccagaaccttcccttGTGGCTGAACCATCTTTCTCCGTTCATCTACAAACCCTTCCTCTTTGCTTGCCTCCTGGTTTTCCTCTCTGGCCTCTCTGCTATCGTGCTTTCTGTTCCCTCCACCTGAAGTGCTCCCCTACCCCCCAATAATGAGATCTTCGATGCTCAAGGCCCCGAGCAATGCCCCCTCCCAAGGCCACTCCTGAACCTGATGATGGTGTCTGTCTCTCCCAGGGAAATCTGGATGATTCGGGGATGGCCTCAAGGGGAGGCTGGTGTCCCTGTCCTTGGCCATGACTAAGAGCTCGTGATTTGGAGGGGGGgctttggggaggaaggggaaggggaccAAAGAACCTACTAGAGGAGAGAGGACGGGAGAACACAGGCATGTTTGAGACAGGGAGTCAGGGAGGCTGGACCCCAGACCCTTTAAAGCACTTTAGAGCACTGGAAGATTCTAGAATATTCTGGAAACGTTGCCCTTTAGAGCAATGGAAGATTCTAGAAGATTCTGGAAACGTTGCCAGAAGATTCCAGAAGCTTTACTGGTCCCCGTGTCTCTTGTATTTTTTGGTGTGTATCCTGGGTGGCCAGAGGTACAGGATTTTAAAGGGAAGAGCCTCTGGATATTTGGAGGGACACAGTGTTCAGGTAGAAGTAAGAAGGGCAGCCCTAAAGGGTTTGTCAACATCGCCCCCTGGACCTGATGGGGCGTTCCTGGAGAGCAAGCCTGGGGTCCCCCCCCCATAACCCCTTTCCTGGGGCAGACAGGCTCTGCTTTCCAGCACTTGACTacagggctgggagtggggggggtcTCAGGCCGTTGCTAGGAGCAGCTGTATGTGTGCCCTGGCTGGAACACAGCCGGGGACCCCACCCGGCTTCTCGCCAGGTGGGGCCCATTCCCCCGTgaccccctctcccctccccccccacagcTGGCTGGTTACTGAACCTGCAGCATTTGACGCTGGGCGCACGGATTGGAGAGGGTGAGTTTGGAGGTAAGTGGAGGCCTCGGTCAGAGGctgaaggggggaggggggggcgtgTTCAGGTTTAGGAATCACTGGGGGGTGAAGTAATTCTTCCCCCGGTTAGCATCTGCTCTGTGAGGGGCTGAGGTCAACTCCAGGAGGTGCTCCGCGGTGGTGCGTGATGCCTTCACCCCTCCAGGCCCTGTGCTTGGACGCCCCTCCTGGGAGCTGTTCCCCTGGAAAGCTCTGGGGCTTACTGAGGTCAGGGGTCGGCTTCCCTTCTCTGTAAAGGGCCCGAGTGCACCTATTCCGGGCGTTTTGGGCCAGACAGTCTGAGTCCGTGTTCAGCTCCGCCTTTGCGGCAGGGAAGCAGACGCAGACACAGGTAGATGAACGGGCAGGGCCGtgtaccaataaaactttatttgcggCCTGACACGGGAGCGCCGTGTAATTTTCCTTTGTTGCAAAGTAGTATTCTTCTTtcgattttttcccccaaacatttAAAACACTAAAAACCACCAGAACTTAGGGgccctaaccgactgagccgcccaggcgtccctgaacttGGGGTCCTGGCAGAAGCGGGGTGCCCTCTGACAGGATAGGATTTGGCCCCCAAGCGGCAAATGCTTCGTGCCTGTCTCCGATCAGCTTGTGGGCATGAAGGGTTTCGGGGCCCGGGGCCCCGCAGCGGTGTTGGGGCGCGTGGGGGTCGGGGTAGGCGGGCATTCCTACGCCCCTTCTCCCCACAGCGGTCCTGCAGGGCGAGTACCTGGGCCAGAAGGTGGCCGTGAAGAATATCAAGTGTGACGTGACCGCCCAGGCCTTCCTGGACGAGACGGCAGTGATGACgtgaggcgggggcggggcggggcgggggcggggcgtaGTGCGGGCGGGGACTGGGCCGAGCCCTCACGCCCACCTGCCGGCCCCCCCAGGAAGATGCAGCATAAGAACCTGGTGCGTCTGCTGGGCGTTATCCTGCACCAGGGGCTCTACATCGTCATGGAGCACGTGAGCAAGGTgggggtgaggcctgaggtgcCCTCGGGGCCTGGGGGGGGCCGCCGAGCAGCCTCGAGCCCCCCAGGCCCATCTCCCTCCCCCGCAGGGCAACCTGGTGAACTTTCTGCGCACACGGGGCCGGGCCCTCGTGAGCACCCCCCAGCTCCTCCAGTTTTCCTTGTGAGTGGGGCTcccggggcagggtggggtgggggggcctccAAGGTCAAGGGGACACTGAGGCTCGGAGCCACCCCCGCCTCGggctccgccccctccccaggcacGTGGCCGAGGGCATGGAGTACCTGGAGAGCAAGAAGCTGGTGCACCGAGACCTTGCCGCCCGCAACATCCTCATTTCCGAGGACCTGGTGGCCAAGGTCAGCGACTTCGGCCTGGCCAAAGCTGAGCGGAAGGGGCTGGACGCAAGCCGGCTGCCCGTCAAGTGGACGGCGCCGGAGGCTCTCAAACACGGGGTGagcccccccaccgcccctggGACCCTCAAAGCCCTGGTGTCCctgctctgtgaccctgggcacaGCTCTCATTTCCTCTGGACCTCTCTTAAGGGAATGGCTCTGCCACCCCAGTGAGCACTTGACCCACGGTCATCCCCTTTTAACTTACATTTGGCCTCTCCCTTGTGTGAACCCCTCTGGGCCCGGGTTTCCCCATTTCTGAAACAGACAGGCTCTGTCCTGGGCCCGAGAATACCAAGGACCCCTCCCTGCACTGGGTCTGAGTGCCATTTGGCtcagggaggctcagagggagtcTGTTGGGAGGAGACCAAAGAGTGAGGGTGAGCccaggaggacttcctggaggaagccGGGGCCCCTCCTCACCCTGATCCTGGGCCCCACAGAAGTTCTCCAGCAAGTCGGATGTCTGGAGTTTCGGGGTGCTTCTGTGGGAGGTGTTCTCATACGGCCGGGCTCCGTACCCCAAGATGGTGAGTGGGGCCTGAGGGGAGGCTCTGGGCTCCTTGTGGGTCTGACGACTGGGGCCCTGACCCCAGCCACGCCATTGTGCCCTCTGCCCACAGTCGCTGAAGGAGGTGTCTGAGGCCGTGG from Neovison vison isolate M4711 chromosome 6, ASM_NN_V1, whole genome shotgun sequence encodes:
- the MATK gene encoding megakaryocyte-associated tyrosine-protein kinase, which gives rise to MCRSVHTCLQVNVLLLAYPRACGSLCPPVSKPHVFLCVLVCTWISMRVSPRFLRAWHPAFVLARMPTRRWAPGTQCITKCEHTRPKPGELAFHKGDVVTILEACESKSWYRAKHHASGQEGLLAAGALREREALSADPKLSLMPWFHGKISGHEAVQQLQPPEDGLFLVRESARHPGDYVLCVSFGRDVIHYRVLHRDGHLTIDEAVCFCNLMDMVEHYSKDKGAICTKLVKPKRKQGTKSAEEELAKAGWLLNLQHLTLGARIGEGEFGAVLQGEYLGQKVAVKNIKCDVTAQAFLDETAVMTKMQHKNLVRLLGVILHQGLYIVMEHVSKGNLVNFLRTRGRALVSTPQLLQFSLHVAEGMEYLESKKLVHRDLAARNILISEDLVAKVSDFGLAKAERKGLDASRLPVKWTAPEALKHGKFSSKSDVWSFGVLLWEVFSYGRAPYPKMSLKEVSEAVEKGYRMEPPEGCPGPIHALMGSCWEAEPARRPPFRKLAEKLARELRSAGASAPVGGQDADSGPLPRGQEP